One Rosettibacter firmus genomic window carries:
- a CDS encoding glycosyltransferase family 4 protein yields the protein MRNKPRIAVIGLKGLPAFGGAASVGEELISKLKNKFDFTVYAISTHAYEQNYNGVTQIIFKEKKVSGFSSFKYYLRSLFHSLLFGNYDLIHLHHSESGFITPLLRLKYKVVLTIHGIFLDKYDPKFNKFINYFFRFSEKLNMKFANKVVSVSLIDKKMVEEHYNRECLYIPNGVNIIKIEKKEKEFDFLFIAARIYEIKGLHLLLSAIKTYNIKGKLLVIGDLNQDENYKNKIITLSKGMNVIFIPLLKDKSILYDYMKKSKIFIFPSLFEAMSMTLLEVISHKIPVLASDIISVKSIFDESEITFFRANDINDLAAKILYCQSNFNILIKKAEKAYNKVSQEYTWDKISSKYNHIYSTLIGC from the coding sequence ATGCGTAATAAGCCAAGAATTGCAGTAATTGGTTTAAAAGGTTTACCTGCTTTTGGAGGTGCAGCTTCGGTTGGAGAGGAGCTAATAAGCAAATTAAAAAATAAGTTTGATTTTACAGTATATGCAATTTCAACTCACGCATATGAACAAAATTATAATGGTGTAACTCAAATTATATTTAAAGAAAAAAAAGTTAGTGGTTTTAGTAGTTTCAAATATTACTTGAGGTCTCTTTTTCATTCGCTGCTTTTCGGAAACTATGATTTAATTCATTTACATCATTCTGAAAGTGGTTTTATAACTCCACTCCTTAGATTAAAATATAAGGTAGTTTTGACAATTCATGGTATTTTTCTTGATAAATATGATCCTAAGTTTAATAAATTTATCAATTATTTTTTCCGTTTTTCAGAAAAATTAAATATGAAATTTGCAAATAAGGTTGTTTCCGTTTCTTTGATAGATAAAAAAATGGTAGAAGAACATTATAATCGAGAATGTTTATATATACCGAATGGTGTTAATATAATTAAAATTGAAAAAAAAGAAAAAGAGTTTGATTTTCTTTTTATTGCAGCAAGAATATATGAAATAAAAGGATTACATCTATTATTAAGTGCTATTAAGACATATAATATAAAAGGAAAGTTACTTGTAATCGGTGACCTTAATCAAGATGAAAATTATAAAAATAAAATCATTACATTATCTAAAGGGATGAATGTTATATTTATACCTTTGCTAAAAGATAAATCCATACTATATGATTATATGAAAAAATCAAAAATTTTTATCTTTCCATCCTTATTTGAAGCTATGTCTATGACTTTACTGGAAGTAATTTCCCATAAAATTCCCGTCTTGGCAAGTGATATCATTTCAGTGAAAAGTATTTTTGATGAAAGTGAGATAACATTTTTTAGAGCAAACGATATTAATGATTTAGCAGCTAAAATATTATACTGCCAAAGTAACTTTAATATACTAATTAAAAAAGCTGAAAAAGCATATAATAAGGTTTCTCAGGAGTATACTTGGGATAAAATTTCAAGCAAATATAATCATATCTATAGTACATTGATAGGTTGTTAA
- a CDS encoding ATP-grasp domain-containing protein, which produces MNILVGEISSYKAIVICKYIKKNYANINIISYDYKTQIKGLITKYTDKHFQIKKKDINSYIFELIKLIQEEKIDVYLPIHSDFIGIILQNKQAFGKTLSYLGDFESYQKLHNKNLIQEIVKDLDIVIPYKYETFKDAKLPFVAKPISGSSSKGVLYFFNENKRNKFFNYDFSNYIFQEYIQGTGCGYSVYAVNGEIKIGYGHLRLAEYPISGGSSVYRTSFYKEEMYIIAKKIFEKIPWTGFAMFEFKLTPKGELILIEVNPRIWGSINQGLQNGIDYFEPILKAKKKDIKENKQSKKINTYLSPQIYLSLLFYLIRGNIKPLILFLKNVRNNKADVSLFDDPTGWLSILLRKIL; this is translated from the coding sequence ATGAATATTTTAGTAGGAGAAATAAGTAGTTATAAGGCAATAGTTATTTGTAAATATATTAAAAAAAACTATGCTAATATTAATATAATTTCTTATGATTATAAAACTCAAATAAAAGGTCTAATTACTAAATATACTGATAAACATTTTCAAATTAAAAAAAAGGATATTAATTCATATATTTTTGAATTGATAAAATTAATTCAAGAAGAAAAAATAGATGTTTATTTACCGATTCATAGTGATTTTATTGGTATAATACTTCAAAATAAACAAGCTTTTGGTAAAACATTATCTTATTTAGGAGATTTTGAAAGCTATCAAAAACTTCATAATAAAAATTTAATACAAGAAATTGTAAAAGATTTAGATATAGTTATTCCTTATAAATATGAAACTTTTAAAGATGCAAAATTACCATTTGTTGCAAAACCTATTTCAGGATCATCATCCAAAGGAGTTTTATATTTTTTTAATGAAAATAAAAGAAATAAATTCTTTAATTATGACTTCTCTAATTATATTTTTCAGGAATATATACAAGGTACGGGATGTGGCTACTCAGTTTATGCTGTAAATGGGGAAATTAAAATAGGATATGGGCATTTAAGACTTGCAGAATACCCAATAAGTGGCGGGTCAAGTGTTTATAGAACTTCTTTTTATAAAGAAGAAATGTATATTATTGCAAAGAAAATATTTGAAAAGATTCCATGGACTGGCTTTGCAATGTTTGAATTCAAATTAACTCCTAAAGGAGAATTAATATTAATTGAAGTTAATCCAAGAATATGGGGTTCAATTAACCAAGGTCTACAAAACGGTATAGATTATTTTGAACCCATATTAAAAGCTAAAAAGAAAGACATAAAAGAAAATAAACAATCTAAAAAAATTAATACCTATCTTTCGCCTCAAATTTATTTATCTCTTCTATTTTATTTAATAAGAGGAAATATAAAACCTTTAATTTTATTTCTAAAAAACGTAAGGAATAATAAAGCTGATGTGTCATTATTTGATGATCCAACAGGGTGGTTAAGTATTTTATTAAGAAAAATATTATGA
- a CDS encoding haloacid dehalogenase-like hydrolase, translating to MKKINVIDLDNTLIKFDSFKIFTIKFLKKGDFLLGFLILLRKIRILTLEEFKRKVILRCRKKRNYNKFIREFADYIMENINQEIFLKINLISDENTINILASASPSDYVNLVAEKLGWESISTLVTVEKFFHNYGEKKVLNLLREYPREKFFYNYAISDSISDLELLKLFNNYELVS from the coding sequence ATGAAAAAAATAAATGTAATTGATCTTGACAATACATTGATTAAGTTTGATTCTTTTAAAATCTTCACAATCAAATTTCTTAAAAAGGGTGATTTTTTATTAGGATTTTTGATTTTATTGAGAAAGATTAGAATATTAACATTAGAAGAATTTAAAAGAAAAGTGATATTAAGATGTCGAAAAAAAAGAAATTACAATAAATTTATAAGAGAATTTGCAGATTATATCATGGAAAATATTAACCAAGAAATATTCTTAAAGATCAATTTAATTTCGGATGAAAATACCATTAATATTTTAGCAAGTGCATCTCCATCAGATTATGTTAATCTAGTAGCTGAAAAACTAGGATGGGAATCAATTTCTACTTTAGTTACAGTTGAAAAATTTTTTCATAATTATGGGGAAAAAAAAGTACTTAACCTTCTAAGAGAATATCCAAGAGAAAAATTTTTTTATAATTATGCAATTTCCGATAGTATATCAGATTTAGAATTATTAAAATTGTTTAATAATTATGAATTGGTTTCTTAA
- the wecB gene encoding non-hydrolyzing UDP-N-acetylglucosamine 2-epimerase, giving the protein MKIISVVGARPNFMKVAPIHRAFQNLIQKNNSLNLKHMICHTGQHYDENMSKIFFNDLELPEPDFYLGVGSSSHAKQTAYIMIEFEKILLNEKPDLIIVVGDVNSTLACSLTAVKLGIKVAHVEAGLRSFDRSMPEEINRILTDSISDYLFVTEKSGLVNLKREGISDEKVFFVGNCMIDSLISYLPKLPELSDLSYNLLPKNYVLVTLHRPSNVDNPERLSELIDFINKISKYKKVIFPVHPRTRKAIENNSLPINDKSSIYLMNPLGYLEFITLMKHALFVVTDSGGIQEETTYLGIPCITLRTTTERPITVDVGTNYLIGEDLEYAFNICEEIFNGEKKIGKIPELWDGRAAERIVKILVEKFLNISR; this is encoded by the coding sequence ATGAAAATAATATCAGTCGTAGGTGCCCGTCCTAATTTTATGAAAGTTGCTCCAATTCATCGAGCTTTTCAAAATTTAATTCAAAAAAATAATTCTCTAAATTTGAAACATATGATTTGTCATACAGGCCAGCATTATGATGAAAATATGTCTAAAATTTTTTTTAATGATCTGGAATTGCCTGAACCTGATTTCTATCTCGGTGTAGGAAGCTCTTCTCATGCAAAACAAACAGCATATATTATGATTGAATTTGAAAAAATATTATTAAATGAGAAACCAGATTTAATAATTGTAGTTGGGGATGTGAATTCAACTTTAGCCTGCAGCTTAACTGCAGTAAAATTAGGTATTAAAGTAGCACATGTTGAAGCAGGTTTAAGAAGTTTTGATCGCTCTATGCCTGAAGAAATAAATCGAATTTTAACTGATTCGATTTCAGACTATCTTTTTGTAACAGAAAAAAGTGGTCTTGTAAATCTTAAACGAGAAGGAATATCTGATGAAAAAGTTTTTTTTGTTGGCAATTGTATGATAGATAGTCTAATAAGTTATCTTCCAAAACTTCCAGAACTATCAGATTTGAGTTATAATCTGTTACCTAAAAACTATGTTCTTGTAACACTACATCGTCCTTCTAATGTTGATAATCCAGAACGATTAAGTGAATTAATAGATTTTATAAATAAAATATCAAAGTATAAAAAAGTAATTTTTCCTGTACATCCAAGAACTCGTAAAGCAATTGAAAATAATTCATTACCAATTAATGATAAATCATCAATTTATTTAATGAACCCGCTTGGTTATCTTGAATTTATTACTCTAATGAAACATGCTTTATTTGTTGTAACTGATAGTGGTGGTATTCAGGAAGAAACTACTTATTTGGGTATTCCATGTATTACATTAAGAACTACAACTGAAAGACCAATAACCGTTGATGTAGGTACAAATTACCTTATAGGCGAAGATTTAGAATATGCATTTAATATATGTGAAGAAATTTTTAATGGCGAGAAAAAGATAGGTAAAATACCAGAATTGTGGGATGGAAGAGCAGCTGAAAGAATAGTTAAAATACTTGTTGAAAAGTTTTTAAATATCAGTAGATAA
- a CDS encoding ATP-grasp domain-containing protein, whose translation MIRILVTGGGAPGIKGTIFSLRNNSVCENVFIAVTDVKEDCAGKYLADEFFVIAHSRDKENYLQQILDISKQHKIDVIIPQNTLELEVLSEHINIFEKNQIKVAVSEYNSLLLVNNKFNLTQLAKKLNIPVPATYIVSTFNDLVKYAKELGWPDKRVLIKPPKSNGSRGLRIIDEQLNYLNQFYNEKPNNIFTKMEILHSILGDKFPELMITEFIEGDEITVDAFRYSSNEIFIPRIRKQILNGISFINEYYESDEIIHYSKILSESVDLKYAFGFQFIIDKNKVPYLIECNPRIQGTMVFSTLAGCNLIYATVNALLNKRIPDFNLNKNTKLYRYWGAIGINDKMIIV comes from the coding sequence ATGATAAGAATATTGGTAACGGGTGGAGGAGCTCCAGGAATTAAAGGTACAATTTTTTCATTAAGAAATAACAGTGTATGTGAAAATGTTTTTATTGCTGTAACTGATGTAAAGGAAGATTGTGCTGGTAAGTATTTAGCAGATGAATTTTTTGTTATAGCTCATTCTCGTGATAAAGAAAATTATCTACAACAAATATTGGATATTTCAAAGCAACATAAAATTGATGTAATTATTCCTCAAAATACATTAGAATTAGAAGTATTATCTGAACACATTAATATTTTTGAAAAAAATCAAATAAAAGTAGCTGTCTCAGAATATAATTCGCTACTACTTGTTAATAATAAATTTAATCTTACGCAATTAGCAAAAAAATTAAATATTCCAGTTCCTGCTACATATATTGTATCTACATTTAATGATTTAGTAAAATATGCTAAAGAGCTGGGATGGCCAGATAAAAGAGTTTTAATTAAACCACCTAAATCTAATGGCTCGAGAGGATTAAGAATTATTGATGAACAATTAAATTATTTGAATCAATTTTATAATGAAAAACCTAATAATATATTTACTAAAATGGAGATCTTACATTCTATATTAGGGGATAAATTCCCTGAATTGATGATAACTGAATTTATTGAGGGCGATGAAATTACTGTTGATGCTTTTAGATATTCTTCTAATGAAATTTTTATTCCCAGGATACGCAAACAAATATTAAATGGTATTAGTTTTATAAATGAATACTATGAAAGTGATGAAATTATTCATTATTCAAAAATATTAAGTGAATCAGTAGATTTAAAATATGCATTTGGTTTTCAATTCATAATTGATAAAAATAAAGTTCCATATTTGATAGAGTGTAATCCAAGAATTCAGGGCACGATGGTTTTTAGTACCTTGGCTGGGTGTAATCTTATCTATGCAACTGTTAATGCTTTGTTAAATAAAAGGATTCCAGATTTTAATCTAAATAAAAATACAAAATTATATAGATACTGGGGGGCGATAGGTATAAATGATAAGATGATA